A stretch of Aedes aegypti strain LVP_AGWG chromosome 2, AaegL5.0 Primary Assembly, whole genome shotgun sequence DNA encodes these proteins:
- the LOC5572057 gene encoding gastrulation defective protein 1 homolog, with product MNKGKITFGKIQLKTSPATENAAPATASGGGFGSFSRMEAPPEPGPSGTAKHSDVDKIATDLENSRMQELMGISGFGRKAKQFDINEMIQKARQNAPKAEDDPEAIRVEEPDGGGGDGSSDGDSDEEVIGPLPAITQEGTGDGKVRKKDPRESDDSDEDEDDDDFDEDAPINKIPNSHEVEMRHGSKAVISLAADPSGVRLASGSVDYNLNFWDFSGMDKSMKSFRSLQPCENHPIRDLHYSTTGDMILVVSGSSQAKVLDRDGFEKMECVKGDQYITDMTRTKGHVAGLTGGCWNFVKKDEFLTSAMDSTLRTWVFAKSKEQKNVIKTRAQGGLKTVPTACTYNRDGTLIAAGCSDGSIQTWDTRKMFVNTTHCVRDAHAKGSDISSILFSYAGQVLATRSTDETLKLWDLRAFKKPLHEFGNLFSRYETTDCCFSPDDTMVLTGESLPKGQKQANLYFFDTKTFETVATIPITDSHVIRTHWHPKLNQVFVGCGNGIIRGLYDEKRSMRGAKLCVVRTYRKKKDMEMIGTSQVITPHALPMFRQEKSRSHRKKLEKDRMDPVKSRRPDLPITSGQGGRVASSGGTLSSYVIRNLGLSKRVEDDQDPREAILKYAKEAAENPYWISPAYNKTQPKPIFNTEDEPDSKKPKTE from the exons atgaATAAAGGTAAAATCACGTTTGGAAAAATACAGCTGAAAACATCCCCCGCTACTGAAAATGCCGCCCCTGCAACAG CATCCGGTGGTGGTTTCGGATCTTTCAGTCGCATGGAAGCACCCCCGGAACCGGGGCCATCTGGAACCGCTAAGCACTCAGACGTAGACAAGATAGCGACCGATCTCGAGAACAGCCGAATGCAGGAACTGATGGGAATCAGCGGGTTCGGACGGAAGGCCAAACAGTTCGATATAAATGAGATGATCCAAAAGGCCAGGCAGAATGCCCCGAAAGCGGAGGACGATCCGGAGGCCATTCGGGTCGAGGAACCTGATGGTGGAGGGGGAGATGGTTCCTCGGATGGAGACAGCGATGAGGAGGTGATTGGACCCTTGCCGGCGATTACTCAGGAGGGAACCGGCGATGGAAAAGTCAGGAAGAAAGACCCCAGGGAAAGTGACGATAGCGACGAGGATGAAGACGACGATGATTTCGATGAGGACGCTCCGATAAATAAGATTCCCAACTCGCACGAGGTGGAAATGCGACATGGCTCCAAAGCGGTCATTTCGCTGGCGGCAGATCCTTCCGGGGTCAGGTTGGCGTCCGGTTCTGTGGATTACAATCTGAACTTTTGGGACTTCTCTGGAATGGACAAGTCGATGAAGAGTTTCAGGAGTCTGCAGCCCTGCGAGAATCATCCAATTCGGGATTTGCACTATTCCACCACAGGGGACATGATTCTGGTGGTTTCCGGAAGTTCACAAGCAAAGGTTTTGGACCGGGATGGGTTTGAAAAGATGGAATGCGTGAAGGGCGATCAGTACATCACGGATATGACGAGGACAAAGGGTCACGTCGCTGGATTGACCGGAGGCTGTTGGAATTTTGTGAAGAAGGACGAATTTCTGACGAGTGCGATGGATTCCACTCTGAGGACGTGGGTTTTTGCCAAATCCAAGGAACAGAAGAACGTGATCAAAACACGAGCTCAAGGAGGGCTGAAGACGGTTCCAACAGCTTGTACGTATAATCGGGATGGGACCCTGATTGCAGCCGGATGTAGCGACGGGTCGATTCAAACCTGGGACACCCGGAAGATGTTTGTGAATACGACACATTGCGTGAGGGACGCTCATGCCAAAGGAAGTGACATCTCTTCAATCCTATTTTCGTACGCGGGACAGGTTCTGGCTACCAGGTCAACCGATGAAACCCTGAAACTATGGGATTTGCGAGCATTTAAAAAACCCTTACACGAATTCGGAAACCTTTTCTCGCGGTATGAGACGACGGATTGTTGTTTCAGCCCGGATGACACCATGGTTCTGACGGGAGAATCTTTGCCCAAAGGACAGAAGCAAGCCAATCTGTATTTCTTCGACACTAAAACTTTCGAAACGGTGGCCACAATTCCGATCACAGATTCACACGTCATCCGAACCCATTGGCATCCGAAGTTGAATCAGGTGTTCGTCGGATGCGGAAATGGAATCATCCGAGGTTTGTACGATGAGAAGCGCAGCATGAGGGGAGCCAAGCTGTGCGTCGTTCGAACCTATCGCAAGAAGAAGGACATGGAAATGATCGGAACCAGTCAGGTCATAACTCCACACGCTCTGCCAATGTTCCGACAAGAAAAATCCCGTTCACACCGCAAAAAGCTTGAAAAGGATCGAATGGATCCTGTCAAATCCCGGCGACCAGACTTGCCCATCACCAGCGGCCAAGGAGGACGAGTGGCCAGTTCCGGAGGCACACTTTCCTCCTACGTCATACGAAACCTTGGGCTTAGCAAACGAGTGGAAGACGACCAGGATCCGCGTGAGGCCATTCTAAAGTACGCCAAAGAAGCGGCCGAAAATCCCTACTGGATCTCTCCAGCGTACAACAAGACTCAGCCGAAGCCCATTTTCAACACGGAAGACGAACCGGACAGCAAGAAGCCGAAAACTGAGTAA
- the LOC5572053 gene encoding NTF2-related export protein, whose amino-acid sequence MTTAIDPELRTKIDTACRTAEEFTKLYYESVDKKRHQMARLYMDNGLLVWNGNGANGKDNIQKYFQELPRSEHIMNTLDAQPIIDDAVSSQLTFIIQVSGTVKFQDNPTKPFQQTFMITAQGDKWKIASDCFRLQDAIF is encoded by the exons ATGACAACAGCAATCGACCCA GAACTGCGCACCAAAATCGACACCGCTTGCCGGACGGCGGAGGAATTTACCAAACTCTACTACGAAAGCGTAGACAAGAAGCGGCACCAGATGGCCCGGCTCTATATGGATAACGGTTTGCTGGTGTGGAACGGAAACGGTGCCAACGGGAAGGATAACATCCAGAAGTACTTCCAGGAACTGCCCCGCTCGGAGCACATAATGAACACTCTGGACGCACAGCCGATCATTGACGATGCTGTGTCCTCGCAGCTGACCTTCATAATCCAGGTTTCGGGAACGGTCAAGTTCCAGGACAATCCCACCAAACCATTCCAGCAGACGTTCATGATTACGGCCCAGGGCGATAAGTGGAAGATTGCCAGCGATTGCTTCCGGTTGCAGGATGCAATTTTTTAA